The proteins below are encoded in one region of Festucalex cinctus isolate MCC-2025b chromosome 2, RoL_Fcin_1.0, whole genome shotgun sequence:
- the opn7d gene encoding opsin 7, group member d, whose amino-acid sequence MGNASDATAVFISTISKEYDVVMGSLYIVFCVLSLLGNGILLLVAHHKRSSLKPPEFFIINLSISDLGMTLSLFPLAIPSAFSHRWLFGELACQLYAMCGVLFGLCSLTNLTALSFVCCLKVCFPNHGNKFSWAHARLLVAGVWCYASVFAVGPLAQWGRYGTEPYGTACCIDWRAPNHELSALSYIVCLFVFCYVLPCTIIFLSYSSILLTVRGSRQAVQQHVSPQTKSVSAHSLIVKLSVAVCIGFLVAWTPYASVAMWAAFSDATRVPPSAFATAALFAKSSTVYNPAVYLLCKPNFRQCLYSDTVTLRQRIYRSSPRLGSAPQHNKDTGISTRFSNGQEDTFEACLCIDNHARCHVSTAQRTACILTGSVHREVTLCQLVATPLADFL is encoded by the exons ATGGGAAATGCTTCAGATGCGACAGCTGTGTTTATCTCCACTATCTCCAAGGAGTATGATGTTGTCATGGGCTCACTCTACATTGTATTTT GCGTGCTGTCCCTCCTGGGCAATGGCATTCTGCTACTTGTTGCGCATCACAAGCGCTCAAGCCTGAAGCCTCCTGAGTTCTTCATCATCAATCTCTCAATCAGTGACCTTGGGATGACGCTCTCGTTATTCCCCCTGGCAATACCGTCAGCTTTCTCACACAG GTGGCTGTTTGGGGAGCTCGCCTGTCAGCTCTATGCAATGTGTGGCGTGCTGTTCGGTCTTTGCAGCCTGACAAACCTCACTGCCCTCTCCTTCGTGTGCTGCCTTAAAGTCTGCTTTCCAAATCACG GCAACAAGTTCTCTTGGGCACACGCTCGCCTCCTGGTGGCCGGAGTGTGGTGTTACGCGTCAGTGTTTGCCGTGGGGCCCCTGGCGCAGTGGGGACGATACGGCACAGAACCCTACGGCACGGCCTGTTGCATTGACTGGCGCGCGCCCAACCACGAGCTTTCAGCCTTGTCGTACATTGTCTGCCTTTTTGTCTTTTGCTACGTGTTGCCCTGCACCATCATCTTCCTCTCCTACTCGTCCATCCTGCTGACAGTGCGAGGGTCCCGGCAGGCTGTCCAGCAGCATGTGTCGCCACAAACCAAGAGTGTCAGTGCGCATTCGCTTATTGTCAAG CTGTCAGTAGCAGTGTGTATAGGTTTCCTCGTTGCTTGGACTCCCTATGCCAGTGTGGCCATGTGGGCAGCATTCAGCGACGCCACACGGGTTCCTCCGTCCGCATTCGCCACGGCCGCCCTGTTTGCCAAATCCTCCACCGTCTACAATCCGGCCGTCTACCTGCTGTGTAAGCCAAACTTCCGCCAGTGTCTCTATAGTGACACAGTCACGTTACGGCAGAGGATCTACAGGTCAAGTCCACGTTTGGGTTCCGCTCCGCAACACAACAAAGACACCGGCATCTCCACGCGCTTCTCAAACGGGCAAGAGGACACATTTGAGGCGTGTCTCTGCATTGACAATCACGCCAGGTGTCATGTGAGCACAGCCCAAAGGACTGCTTGCATACTGACTGGATCCGTTCACAGAGAGGTGACACTCTGCCAGCTTGTTGCCACACCACTGGCTGACTTCCTCTAG